Proteins encoded by one window of Panicum virgatum strain AP13 chromosome 7N, P.virgatum_v5, whole genome shotgun sequence:
- the LOC120683311 gene encoding protein XRI1-like isoform X3 — protein MDPYGGGADAGGSGGGGGGAHGSQISLWDWQAGEHCEADDASHADAAKFVWDCLNQDDDELLGLLGNQTPLRDHRDFFADIPDISCKETLDPEESREAKRRRMLEYPPESSQSEVGTHETASPFVASEVPEVSLLCTDEPQSLNCDIQYSSNNIDTINSLSNQASYWQEDNHLEHCSYGTPVPCTQESVAYVDDQACISGSSEIAPVTESFIMQETRKLSTLKVSKRGSSSLVKAKQNITTTVAYPFTLIKPSWKEGDVTLQDINQRLRAPPKKPPEILGTSSFSGKPVIGKTRIKTDGGKGSITILRTKG, from the exons ATGGACCCGTACGGCGGAGGCGCCGATGccggagggagcggcggcggcggcggcggcgcccacggctcTCAAAT CAGTCTCTGGGATTGGCAAGCAGGAGAGCATTGCGAAGCGGATGATGCGAGTCACG CGGATGCTGCTAAGTTCGTGTGGGATTGCCTCAATCAAGATGATGATGAGCTACTGGGATTGCTTGGGAATCAAACTCCACTGAGGGACCATCGTGACTTCTTCGCTGATATACCAG ATATCTCCTGCAAGGAGACCCTGGACCCAGAGGAGTCTCGGGAAGCAAAGCGAAGACGTATGTTGGAGTACCCTCCAGAGTCTAGTCAGTCGGAAGTTGGAACTCATGAAACCGCTTCTCCTTTTGTCGCATCTGAG GTACCAGAGGTTTCATTGCTTTGTACCGACGAACCACAGAGCTTAAATTGTGATATACAGTACAGTTCAAATAATATAG ATACAataaattccttgtcaaatCAAGCATCCTACTGGCAAGAAGATAACCATTTGGAACATTGCTCTTATGGAACTCCAGT GCCTTGTACCCAGGAGAGCGTTGCATATGTCGATGATCAAGCTTGTATTTCAG GATCAAGTGAGATTGCACCAGTGACAGAAAGTTTCATAATGCAGGAAACTAGGAAGCTTTCTACACTCAAAGTCTCTAAAA GAGGAAGCTCATCGCTAGTCAAGGCGAAGCAAAACATAACTACAACCGTAGCATACCCTTTTACTCTCATCAAACCATCTTGGAAGGAAGGCGATGTTACTCTGCAGGACATTAATCAGAGACTCCGTGCTCCTCCAAAGAAACCTCCTGAAATCCTGGGAACTTCATCTTTCTCTGGCAAGCCAGTGATCGGCAAGACAAGGATCAAGACAGATGGGGGGAAAGGCAGCATCACAATACTAAGAACAAAGGGCTGA
- the LOC120682528 gene encoding TBC1 domain family member 13-like has product MADGATPRRKSVPDWLNSPIWSAPPSSPRHRSPPRSAPSPPQPPPPPPPPPQSPRDPVPTPPPNAPRDGDGSGSDDEGEGAGAGAAGRSRAHLVAEFRVALDRKVVDLAELRRLACQGVPDAAGLRPVVWKLLLGYLPTDRALWPYELEKKRSQYSAFKDELLVNPSEVTRRMEEMTVSKREKHDAEGTGVLPRAEIVRDEHPLSLGKTSVWNQYFQESEIIEQIDRDVKRTHPEMQFFNGDTSDSLSNQESLKRILTIFAKLNPGIRYVQGMNEVLAPLFYVFKNDSDENHAASAEADAFFCFVELLSGFRDNFCKQLDNSVVGIRSTITRLSQLLKRHDEELWRHLEVVTKVNPQFYSFRWITLLLTQEFKFSDCLHLWDTLLGDPEGPQATLLRICCAMLILVRRRLLAGDFTANLKLLQSYPPTNIDHLLHIANKLRGPLPY; this is encoded by the exons atgGCCGACGGCGCCACGCCCAGGCGCAAATCCGTGCCGGACTGGCTCAACAGCCCGATCTGGTCCGCGCCTCCCTCGTCCCCGCGCCACCGCTCCCCGCCCCGCTCGGCGCCCTCCccgccccagccgccgccgcctcccccgccacCGCCCCAATCGCCCCGGGATCCGGTCCCCACCCCTCCTCCGAACGCCccccgcgacggcgacggctccggctccgacgacgagggtgaaggcgccggcgcgggcgcggccggccggtcgCGGGCCCACCTCGTCGCGGAGTTCAGGGTCGCG CTTGACAGGAAGGTGGTGGATCTGGCGGAGCTGCGGAGGCTCGCGTGCCAGGGCGTACCCGACGCCGCCGGGTTGCGGCCCGTCGTCTGGAAG CTTCTCTTGGGGTACTTGCCAACTGATCGTGCTCTATGGCCTTATGAACTGGAGAAAAAGCGGTCCCAGTACAGTGCTTTCAAAGATGAGCTTCTGGTTAACCCT TCAGAAGTTACTCGAAGAATGGAGGAAATGACTGTTTCCAAAAGGGAGAAACATGATGCTGAAGGAACTGGTGTGCTACCAAGGGCGGAGATTGTTCGTGATGAGCATCCTTTAAGCCTCGGGAAAACTAGTGTTTGGAACCAATACTTTCAG GAATCTGAAATTATAGAGCAGATTGATAGAGATGTTAAGCGTACTCATCCTGAGATGCAATTTTTCAATGGGGACACTTCAGATTCCTTGTCTAATCAG GAGTCACTGAAGCGTATACTTACCATCTTTGCAAAACTAAATCCGGGTATAAGATATGTACAAGGAATGAATGAGGTTTTGGCACCTCTCTTTTATGTTTTCAAGAATGATTCAGATGAAAATCATGCT GCTTCAGCAGAGGCAGATGCATTTTTCTGTTTTGTTGAGCTGCTTAGTGGGTTCCGAGATAACTTCTGCAAGCAACTTGACAACAGTGTGGTTGGTATACGCTCCACAATCACTAGACTGTCACAACTTCTGAAGAGGCATGACGAGGAGCTCTGGCGGCATTTAGAGGTTGTAACCAAG GTTAATCCCCAGTTCTACTCATTCAGATGGATCACCTTGCTGTTAACACAGGAGTTCAAGTTCAGTGACTGCCTCCACCTATGGGACACTCTACTAGGCGATCCAGAGGGGCCACAG GCTACCTTGTTGCGGATCTGCTGCGCGATGCTGATACTTGTCCGGAGGCGGCTCCTGGCTGGAGATTTCACTGCAAACCTCAAGCTCCTCCAGAGCTACCCGCCCACAAACATCGACCACCTGCTGCACATCGCTAACAAACTGCGAGGGCCGCTTCCCTACTGA
- the LOC120682424 gene encoding eukaryotic translation initiation factor 3 subunit H-like, translating to MANPAAPGGARSFLQAVSKVTEEAPTPLRVVQMEGLALLKIIKHCEEFAPALVTGQLLGLDVGSVLEVTNCFPFPIREEDDEADADGANYQLEMMRCLREVNVDNNTIGWYQSCLLGSFQTVELIETFMNYQESIRRCVCIVYDPSRSSQGVLALKALKLTDSFMDLYRNNGLTGEKLREKKLSWVDIFEEIPIKVSNSALVSAFMKELEPESPVTQCDFDRLKLSTAPFMERNLEFLIGCMDDLSSEQNKFQYYYRNLSRQQSQQQAWLQKRRQENMARKAAGEEPLPEEDPSNPIFKPIPEPSRLEGYLVTNQISSYCNHINGVAGQNFNRLYLMKALHED from the exons ATGGCAAATC CAGCGGCTCCGGGAGGAGCGAGGTCGTTCCTGCAGGCCGTGTCGAAGGTCACCGAGGAGGCGCCGACGCCGCTCCGCGTCGTCCAGATGGAAGGCCTG GCCTTACTGAAGATCATTAAGCACTGTGAGGAGTTTGCGCCTGCTCTGGTTACAGGTCAACTGCTTGGTTTGGATGTTGGCAGTGTGCTGGAAGTGACCAACTGTTTCCCCTTCCCT ATCAGAGAAGAGGATGATGAAGCAGATGCTGATGGTGCAAATTACCAGCTTGAGATGATGAGATGCTTGAGAGAAGTTAATGTTGACAATAATACTATTGGATG GTATCAATCTTGCTTGCTTGGATCTTTTCAAACTGTGGAACTGATTGAAACATTTATGAACTATCAG GAGAGTATCAGGAGATGTGTGTGCATTGTCTATGACCCATCTAGATCTAGTCAAGGAGTGCTAGCTCTCAAGGCCCTGAAGCTTACAGACTCATTTATGGATCTTTACCGTAACAATGGTTTAACTGGAGAGAA gttaagagagaagaaattgtCATGGGTTGATATTTTTGAGGAGATACCG ATTAAAGTTTCCAACTCTGCGCTTGTCAGTGCCTTCATGAAGGAGCTGGAACCTGAGTCTCCTGTTACTCag TGTGACTTCGACAGACTTAAATTGTCTACTGCTCCCTTTATGGAAAGGAACTTGGAATTCCTAATTGGGTGCATGGATGATCTTTCATCAGAGCAGAACAAG TTCCAATATTATTACCGCAACCTCTCAAGACAGCAGTCACAGCAGCAGGCATGGCTTCAAAAGAGAAG GCAAGAAAACATGGCAAGAAAAGCTGCTGGTGAGGAGCCATTGCCAGAAGAAGATCCTTCCAACCCTATTTTCAAGCCCATTCCTGAGCCATCACGATTGGAGGGCTATCTTGTTACCAATCAGATCTCCAGTTACTGCAACCATATCAATGG GGTTGCTGGTCAGAACTTCAACAGGCTATACCTGATGAAGGCCCTGCATGAGGACTAG
- the LOC120683311 gene encoding protein XRI1-like isoform X2, whose protein sequence is MDPYGGGADAGGSGGGGGGAHGSQILWDWQAGEHCEADDASHADAAKFVWDCLNQDDDELLGLLGNQTPLRDHRDFFADIPDISCKETLDPEESREAKRRRMLEYPPESSQSEVGTHETASPFVASEVPEVSLLCTDEPQSLNCDIQYSSNNIDTINSLSNQASYWQEDNHLEHCSYGTPVYVEPDQMPCTQESVAYVDDQACISGSSEIAPVTESFIMQETRKLSTLKVSKRGSSSLVKAKQNITTTVAYPFTLIKPSWKEGDVTLQDINQRLRAPPKKPPEILGTSSFSGKPVIGKTRIKTDGGKGSITILRTKG, encoded by the exons ATGGACCCGTACGGCGGAGGCGCCGATGccggagggagcggcggcggcggcggcggcgcccacggctcTCAAAT TCTCTGGGATTGGCAAGCAGGAGAGCATTGCGAAGCGGATGATGCGAGTCACG CGGATGCTGCTAAGTTCGTGTGGGATTGCCTCAATCAAGATGATGATGAGCTACTGGGATTGCTTGGGAATCAAACTCCACTGAGGGACCATCGTGACTTCTTCGCTGATATACCAG ATATCTCCTGCAAGGAGACCCTGGACCCAGAGGAGTCTCGGGAAGCAAAGCGAAGACGTATGTTGGAGTACCCTCCAGAGTCTAGTCAGTCGGAAGTTGGAACTCATGAAACCGCTTCTCCTTTTGTCGCATCTGAG GTACCAGAGGTTTCATTGCTTTGTACCGACGAACCACAGAGCTTAAATTGTGATATACAGTACAGTTCAAATAATATAG ATACAataaattccttgtcaaatCAAGCATCCTACTGGCAAGAAGATAACCATTTGGAACATTGCTCTTATGGAACTCCAGTGTACGTCGAGCCTGATCAAAT GCCTTGTACCCAGGAGAGCGTTGCATATGTCGATGATCAAGCTTGTATTTCAG GATCAAGTGAGATTGCACCAGTGACAGAAAGTTTCATAATGCAGGAAACTAGGAAGCTTTCTACACTCAAAGTCTCTAAAA GAGGAAGCTCATCGCTAGTCAAGGCGAAGCAAAACATAACTACAACCGTAGCATACCCTTTTACTCTCATCAAACCATCTTGGAAGGAAGGCGATGTTACTCTGCAGGACATTAATCAGAGACTCCGTGCTCCTCCAAAGAAACCTCCTGAAATCCTGGGAACTTCATCTTTCTCTGGCAAGCCAGTGATCGGCAAGACAAGGATCAAGACAGATGGGGGGAAAGGCAGCATCACAATACTAAGAACAAAGGGCTGA
- the LOC120683311 gene encoding protein XRI1-like isoform X1, which produces MDPYGGGADAGGSGGGGGGAHGSQISLWDWQAGEHCEADDASHADAAKFVWDCLNQDDDELLGLLGNQTPLRDHRDFFADIPDISCKETLDPEESREAKRRRMLEYPPESSQSEVGTHETASPFVASEVPEVSLLCTDEPQSLNCDIQYSSNNIDTINSLSNQASYWQEDNHLEHCSYGTPVYVEPDQMPCTQESVAYVDDQACISGSSEIAPVTESFIMQETRKLSTLKVSKRGSSSLVKAKQNITTTVAYPFTLIKPSWKEGDVTLQDINQRLRAPPKKPPEILGTSSFSGKPVIGKTRIKTDGGKGSITILRTKG; this is translated from the exons ATGGACCCGTACGGCGGAGGCGCCGATGccggagggagcggcggcggcggcggcggcgcccacggctcTCAAAT CAGTCTCTGGGATTGGCAAGCAGGAGAGCATTGCGAAGCGGATGATGCGAGTCACG CGGATGCTGCTAAGTTCGTGTGGGATTGCCTCAATCAAGATGATGATGAGCTACTGGGATTGCTTGGGAATCAAACTCCACTGAGGGACCATCGTGACTTCTTCGCTGATATACCAG ATATCTCCTGCAAGGAGACCCTGGACCCAGAGGAGTCTCGGGAAGCAAAGCGAAGACGTATGTTGGAGTACCCTCCAGAGTCTAGTCAGTCGGAAGTTGGAACTCATGAAACCGCTTCTCCTTTTGTCGCATCTGAG GTACCAGAGGTTTCATTGCTTTGTACCGACGAACCACAGAGCTTAAATTGTGATATACAGTACAGTTCAAATAATATAG ATACAataaattccttgtcaaatCAAGCATCCTACTGGCAAGAAGATAACCATTTGGAACATTGCTCTTATGGAACTCCAGTGTACGTCGAGCCTGATCAAAT GCCTTGTACCCAGGAGAGCGTTGCATATGTCGATGATCAAGCTTGTATTTCAG GATCAAGTGAGATTGCACCAGTGACAGAAAGTTTCATAATGCAGGAAACTAGGAAGCTTTCTACACTCAAAGTCTCTAAAA GAGGAAGCTCATCGCTAGTCAAGGCGAAGCAAAACATAACTACAACCGTAGCATACCCTTTTACTCTCATCAAACCATCTTGGAAGGAAGGCGATGTTACTCTGCAGGACATTAATCAGAGACTCCGTGCTCCTCCAAAGAAACCTCCTGAAATCCTGGGAACTTCATCTTTCTCTGGCAAGCCAGTGATCGGCAAGACAAGGATCAAGACAGATGGGGGGAAAGGCAGCATCACAATACTAAGAACAAAGGGCTGA